TATTCGTCACTAGAAATTAATTTTTTTATTTTCCAGTCTTCAATTTTTTGGCGTATAGCATCGCAACGCATACCATTTTCATCAGAAAAATATTGTCGAGACTCTTTTTGATCCTTCGTTCCAGTGGGGCAGTAATTTTGGTATATAAAGCCTTTTACTCCTTTGAGGGCTGATAAATAGTCACAAACATTTTTTTTTCGTTTGCTAGGAATAATATTCTTGAGAGAAGAGATCTCTTTTGTTAATTTTTTAAAAAGTAATTCTTTATGATTTCCAATGTAATGTCTGTTTAAAATATAACTGTAGTATTGAATGTCATTAGCAACTATCTTGTATCCTTTTTTTTTAAAATGTTTACCAACAGCACCTGTTCCAGCAAACAGGTCACAAAAAGTGTTGCAGTTTTTGTCAACCACCTTGTTAATTGATTCTTCTAAAAATCCCAATAAAGATAGTTTACTGCCGATATAATTCATAGTTTCAATTGTGCAATAAGATTACAAAACAGGGTACTTTATAGTTTTTTTCACCGAGATTCTTGTGCTTGTAGGTAAAATTGATTTCAATTGGATTATTCAAGTCAGTTTTATTTATTATTTCTCTAATTCTATCTATTGAAACATCTTCGTCGAGATAAACAACCAATAGTCTTGGGTCGTCACCAAATCTTCCCTCGTCTTGAAACTTATAAAGATATTCTGCGACGAGTTCAGGTTTTTTAATTGCGGTTTCTCGCCAGTCATCCTTAAAATGTCTTTTAAATTCATTAGTGGGGCTTTTTGCAACCTTTTGATCAAAAGAAACTCCGTTGACAAAGAAATCAACACCTCGCCTATGGTTTAATGTTGGCAGAATACTATTATTTTTTTCAAAAATTAAAGTTTCTATAAAGTCGTTTCTAACTGTGTTTATTTCTTTTATTCGTCTATATTTTACGGCGGCGATTTTTACTTTTTCGTCTTTAAAAAATCCGTTTTCTCTCTCGGAGTTGACTCTTTGCACGAACTCATCAAAAGCACCTTGTGAAAAGGGCCAAGCAATATTACCTAATTTCAAAGATTGCCATTCCTTAATTAGGACACCCATTGCGTTGTCAGCCTCTTTTCCGCCTTTGTACTTATTGGTTTGCTTGAAAATTTCTCTAATTATCTTTTTGCTTTTATCGTAATCCCAGCTATCGACGACAGCTTTCCAAAGCTCCTTTGTTTCCGAAGCTAAGACTTTTTTACCCATATTTTGCCCACGGCTAATAATTCTAAACTTTAAATAAGGTATGGGTTTAATAGCGTTTAATCGCAATAAATACTCGGTTGCTTTTTCGCGGCTACCAATAATTTTTCGTGCTAGGTCGTCTGATAGTTTTGACTTAATGTATTCCATAACTACTTTTTGAAAATTAGAATATATTCGTGTTTAAAAATATAATAATCACTTGAAAGCGCTCTATATCTCCAAATACCTTCCCTGTTTTGTTTTGCGCGGTTGCCTGCCATGTTTTTAATTATAATACTTTTTAGTGTCAATCCTAATTTTTGCGCTTCATTCATGCAATAAAACCCTAAAGGTATCCATTTTCCGGCCGTGTATTTATCGCCAATGACAATCGTCAAGTACCTACCGTTTTCTAAAATTTCAATTGTATTTTTTATAACCTCTGCAAATTTATCTAAAAATTCTCTTAAAGATTTAGTATTTGATAAATCGTCCTTTAAATCGCTAAATTTAATTATATCGGCATATGGTGGGTGTAAAATTGCCAGTTGGACCTTTTCTTTATTATATTTTTTTAAAACCTTACCTATCTCATCAAAAGTTCGAGTTTTAGTGCTATCTCCAACGATCAATTCAGAGAAGTTATTTTTAGATTCAATATTCTTACTTACATAATCAATGAGTTTACCTTGAATGTCAATTCCGATAAAATTCCTATTTAAACTCTCTGCCTCGTAAGCGGTTGTCCC
This bacterium DNA region includes the following protein-coding sequences:
- a CDS encoding DNA methyltransferase, encoding MPFFNDLNIKEWGKSEIWTDSLWIIPERDKTGKHSNFYHGNFVPQIPHQLILRYTKKDEVVFDPFLGSGTTAYEAESLNRNFIGIDIQGKLIDYVSKNIESKNNFSELIVGDSTKTRTFDEIGKVLKKYNKEKVQLAILHPPYADIIKFSDLKDDLSNTKSLREFLDKFAEVIKNTIEILENGRYLTIVIGDKYTAGKWIPLGFYCMNEAQKLGLTLKSIIIKNMAGNRAKQNREGIWRYRALSSDYYIFKHEYILIFKK